Below is a genomic region from Helianthus annuus cultivar XRQ/B chromosome 2, HanXRQr2.0-SUNRISE, whole genome shotgun sequence.
AAAAACATTCAAACCagcatcaaaaccaaaacacattcaaacgaGGAACACATTCAATCCGAAACTGATTCGATACAACAAAAACATTCAAACCAGCatcaaaaaccaaaacacattcagaTGAGGATaccctaaacccacaagaatcaaaacccacaagaatcaaaacaaaaacacattcaaacccccaaataacacattcaaatcatcaaatcaaaaccaaaataccCAAATAACTGTTATCATCGaatcaaacaaaaaacaaaaatcaaaataagGAACACATTCAATCCGAAACTGATCCGATCAGTTCTTAATATGAGGAACCCAAATCATCGAATCAAACCCTCTGTTTTTCACCGAAAATCAACCCTATGTTTTTCACCCTCTGTTTTCTACAATATAAACACATTCAAAATCAAACCCAACATTCAAACCCAGAATCaacccaaaatcaaacccaaAATCTGTTTTTCACCCTTTGTTTTTCACCCTCTGTTTTTCATCGAATGTGACCCAAAATCAACCCagaatcaaccctctgttttttcacaatataaacacattcaaaatcaaacccaaaatcaaacccagaatcaaaccaaaatcaacccaaaatcaaacccaaAATCTGTTTTTTACCCTCTGTTTTTCATCGAATGTAACCCAAAATCAACCCAAAATCAACCCAAAATCAAACCCagaatcaaccctctgttttttcacaatataaacacataaacacatcgaATGACCAATATGAGGATGAAGATGAACCTGATCTGttcgatgaagatgaagatgatccgTTCGATgttcgatgaagatgatgaagatgaactgATCTGTTCAATGAAGATGAAGTTGATCTcttcgatgaagatgatgatgatgatctgggGAGTTGGGAGAGGAgagctgttgatgatgatgatattgggaGTTGGGAGCGACTGTTGATGATGATCATGAAACTGGTCTGCTTtaagtgtagatattaaaggGTGGGGGGTATTATGGACTTTTCACAACTGGCAAACGGTCAAACTGACGGAAGACTGACGGCAGGGACTCATACTGTTATGAAATTAATACCACAGGGGCTCAAAATGCAAAAATTTATTTTTAGGGGCTCAAGTTGATGTTTGAGATATACCACAGGGACgtaaattgcatttttctctatTTTCTATGTTAATTATTATTTTCAAATAGAATTTCATTTCTTTTTTGCTTTAAATATTGTCAAATTATATCATATTGGATGGTATGATGTATAAACAATGACCGTTTAATAATTCATTAACCTATAAATTAATAAAAGTATTATATTATAGAGGTTAAGTAAGATTTTAATTAATCCATTCTATTTTCTCTCTTAGATTCTCCTATCGAGAAGTGCTTTACTAGTTTCTCTTTAAAGGAAGAGATCATTGATACACTAAGCGTTTCACTAGACAAAGGTAGTGATCATCTTATACGTCTCCTTATATTAAGATAGTGATCACATTCTTCGTTTGACTAATCTCAAGATAAGATGTAATAATCGTAACCACAACTTCTCATTAATTTAATGGTAGTGTTCACTAAACAATTATAACACAAGAATGGAAAGATTGGAAGTTGTAGCACTAATCTACAACGTCTCCATATATCAAGATAGTGATCACATTTTTTCGTTTCACTAATCTCAAGATAAGATGTAATGTATATGTTCAGTTAATACTGGTATGGTACCAGTATTTGGTACCGTACCCATACCAAAACTGAGTTAAATTCAATACTGAATACCGTACTGTATATGTCCGGTCAATACTGGTATGGTACCGGTATTCGGTACAAAGTTTCCCGTTCCTAATATCAAGGGAATTAGAGAAATAACTATTAGATATGTATATGAGAGTGTTTAAGGTGAAAGGGGTAGTGAAAATGATTGAGAAATGCCTTAATTTATAAACACAACACTAAAAACAAGGAAATAGCTCACAAGCCAATCCAACGTTGATCCAGCGACCTAAACCTTGGATCGCCCGAATTGTTTTTTCTTGTCTTCTTGTGCTGTGAACGTTGTGTAATGTGAAATCCATCATTCCAAACCCATTTCCAAACATTTTCACTAGAATTTGTATATCAAAGTGATAAGATTACATTTTCTAATCTGTAAAGTCAATGACAAAATTTTCCATtcgtttaattatttatttattttttattaaaggGAGTAGACAGGCTCAAAGGTGTACGACAGCAACATAAATGTTTTTCAAGTGCAATTTCTCTACTCGTCTGTTACACATTCACAATCGCATTCATTAGCTCGTACGCATTCACATATTCCAAGAAAAGACAGTTTCTGATCCTTCCTATGATCCTGCAACTTTCACAACCACTATCGAATCAGTTCATTAAAGATGCTTATAATAAATCCGAGCCAGCCCGTTACACAACAAGTCTTGTCATACGGTCTGggttaaaaaaaacattttatatcaCCACCCAGGCCAGGTCGGATCAACGCTTGATTTTCAGCCCGTTTGGCCTGTTTCACTTGCCTATTTGAGATAAAACAAAACCCAAACCGACAGCTATACATTCAGGTAAAGGTTAGCAAACAACCAAATTTAACTAAATATACACCTTTTATTTCCCAGAGGACAAATCTAAAAAGGATGACACGGATCTTAATTGACACGATAATAAAAGACACCAACGATTTTGAATCATTTTCTGTAATATGTACATTATAGGTCCTATATTCATGCATCTATGGACCCATAATCATATCAAACGAGATCATAAGATGAACATTGCAAGTGACAAATGAACATGATGTATTAGTGGATTAACGTTTAACTTGACGCATATGGTTTAAGAAACGTGTCTTCTAGTCGAAACTCGTTAATTAACTCGAGACTTGGCAGCTTGAAGCATTTCAACTATAAGTGTCTTCACGTCCCTACAAAAGTTGGATAACAACATGAAACGCCACATGTCAGAACAAATTTTGAGACTCAATTTTAGCGGTGACAATTTCGACCCGTTTTGTGTTTGATCTTAATGGACCAGATTAAAAAATTTAGACATACAGTGAAAAGGAATAACTGGTTAGAAGTTGTTCAAATTTTatattttgagttaattactgttttcgtccgtgtggtttgtcaaaaatcactatttcagtccattagtttaaaaattgcgatttcagtccctgtggtttcactttcgtaaccatttcaatccattattctgttaagtacagggactgaaatggttacgaggtggactgaaatgattacgaaagtgaaaccacagggactgaaatcgcaatttttaaactaatggactgaaatagtgatttttgacaaaccacagggacgaaaacagtaattaactcttatattTTTAAAGGAAACAACCTCTTGAACCGTTTCCAAAGATTTAGGTTagtaatttttattatattgttaTAATCATATCAAGTTTGTTAATTATTTACAAGTTTTAGAGCGGAAAAAACCCATTGGCAACATGTTACCCGACCCGCCCATCTGGCCCCCTTTACTCACTTTCTATTTTCTGCGCGCTTAGGGAACGGAATCCGAAGCTTAAAGTTTGTCCCTTGATAGCCAGCCTGAAATAAAAACGTAAACGAAAACGTTAAGAATCACAATTAGCATCTACCGAACTCACGTGATTTTTTCTTAAGTTTAAATTGACTACTTGACTGAATTCCATGTGAACGAAAATAATCAACATCACCTTTACATTGAACCCAAGGCTATCAAGATCCACCATATATGCAAAGTCCACCTGTAAAACAGTAAAAGCAAACGACGGTAATAAGATACACTTCGGTTTTCCTTTTAGTAAAGACGGAAAGTCAAGATAATGCCTTACCGGAACTGACGTGGAGCCTTGAACCATGAGTTTTGTATCTTCTTGGTGGTCTTTATTCATGTGAGACTACAGTGTTACATAATACGTTAATTAAACGCAAATGAAACTagtataaaaaataaagaaaattaagACATCAATAGTGGAGTCATACCGTTACAGGCTTGGAGAATTGATAGATCGGATCCACCTTTGCTGCTGCAAACTCCTCCTTCGTGAACTCTAACGAGAAAAAAAATGACAATTCAAGAGTAAGTATATAAAAATCATAAATTGTTTTAATTAGAAACTAGGGCAAAAAATTGGAAACATTTAACGTTTAGCAATTAGAAACAGCTCGTTTGCTCGTTGACGATAAGTTGCTGCAAAACACACACTCTCAGATGAAACATATCCCTATTGATATGAAAAAAAATGAACGGTGAATTTTAAATAGACCAACCTCCTGACCCTAACAAAGCAGTAGCAACACCAGAGACGAATCGCACAACCTTTGGCTCAATGCGAAGAAATTGGAAGTCACCAAAGTCAACCTTCACCATAACCAACCCTTTGGCATCATTATAAATGTCACATagaaataattaaataataaattataaaCCGTAGTGTTTTTCTTTTAAAGAATTGCATCATTATAAAGATACATGTTCGTAATCAACCAACTAcaaacaaatataaaaaattaaaaaaaaaaaaacattatgtTTCAACTCGGTAAGATAACTTTGCCATTTATCATTCCTTGTGTaaattgtcattttcgtccatgaggtttggccatttttgcaactttcatccaaaggtttgtttttttagCATCTGGGTCCTCGTGGTTTTAAAATCTTCTCATTTTCGTCCCTCAAGGGCCAAACCTCAAGTTGCAATAAATTGCCAAACCTCTGAGACGAAAATGTCAAGATTTTAAAACTACGAGGACCCAGATGCGGAAAagcaaacctttggatgaaagtcgcaaaagtgaccaagcctcagggacgaaaatgacaatttactcttttaaTATTTTACAGGTCTTCTAGAGATAAAACATAAAGAGAATCAACCCCGTTACAAGTAAATGGGTTATAACCGCCATcaaattattaaatattttacCCAGAATGCCTCAGGATGTCTAGCCAAATATGCAGTACGTATAGCATCTCTATCCTCCATAGGAACCTTTTGAAAATGATCAAAACACATGAATCATTGACCATTATAATATGTGAGTCAAAGAAAATATAACAAAAACTAAGCTTGCTTACAGGGACCGCATCACCATGTACAGTTATGACCAAATCGGTTCTATCCTCCGGGTCTTTTGCCAGAAGCAATGAGCATTTAGAATTAGCAAGAAGGTCCTATAAAGGGAGAATATTAAGCTGAAGTATCTTATAAGATAGAGTAAAGTGCgcttttcgtccctgaggtttggccagttttgcgactttcgtctaaaaagtttgttttttcgcatctggatccaaaaggtttgaaatcatgccattttcatccggatCGTTAATTCcctccatttttctccgttaagttaggggtattttcgtcttttttatttagtaagggtattttgaatatctatacattatgctaaatgcttgtacacaAAGTGAAAAGGACCAAactgccctttaagttaacataAAAAACGAAAACACCCCTGACTTAActgagaaaaatggatggagttaacgagccggatgaaaatggcaagatttcaaaccttttggatccggaTGGAGataaacaaacctttggacgaaagtcgcaaaaccggCCAAACCTGAAGGACGAAATCGCATTTTACTCTATAAGATAACATCTCTTGGTTAAACGTTTATATGACGATACAAACTCGTGCTTGAAAACCTTGGTATGAACTGCCAAACTGCTGACTGCTAATATGGGAGATCCGGAGGCGTCGCATGCAAAGTCAACCATTGATCCTGACGGGTAACCATCATACTTCTGCAAAGTGAACTCAAATGTCATAAGTATGCAAAAGACCCTATTCTATAAGTTATGCGACGTTTATGACTAATAACGGAAACTGTAAACAACCTGAGAAAAAGTGGAAAGAATGCCACGAACGCCGTAATGAAGGATAGTTTTGACTTCTTCGACGGGCGGCAGTCTAGCAGCCTTCTCCTACAGTAACAAATAGAACACATGTCATTATTTCAAACACGCAGACATACGTATTTGTATGTATTTCAATGAATTGATACAAACAAAACTCGTACACGCGGTACATTGTGTCATAGGAGTACCTGATGATCTTTAATGATTTGAAACACATCAGTAGCAGCATCCTCAAATGAAGCACTCTATTAAAAGCGAACATATACAATCATATTTAGGCATGGTTGCAAAAATCGcgactagtcggcgattaatcgctgaCTAGTCGCTAGTCGCCCATCAACTGAGTAATTTTCAGCTAGTCAGtaaaaaaatcgctagtcggcctagtcggccctaatcgcgactagtcggtcgggaaaaatcggaaaaaatcgggaaaaaacaaaaaaaatcggaaaaaataggaaaaaatcggaaaaaaacacatattccggccaaaacctcccagattccggtcaaaacttgtccacttaaaaaaattacatataaaaatatatgtatatatgtataaaaacttAAAGTTATACATAAAAAatccgatccgattaatcccgagtaatcccgagtagtcgctagtccctacctcaccgacccgctagcgactagcgagttctccaaccttgtaTTTAGGTATAAAAGGTGCACTTCTTAATCATATCCACAAACTTAGCTAAAGGAGATTAAAACTGAAACAACTTTCTATTAGAGCCTTATATATTCAGTTACAGGGCTacagggctgcaaacgaactgaacgttcagcgaacagctCATGAATTGTTCGGTGGgaagttcatttgtgttcatttgtttaataaatgaacgcacacgaacaaaaaaattcgTTCTTTTagctaaatgaacgaacataaataGAGACCGCGTTAATTCTTTATATTCGTGAGCGTTcagtaacgtgttcgtttgtgtttgatagttcatcagagtttttaatttttatatctTATTTAAATACATCAAAATTCCCACCAacaacatataatatatatagggggggggggggggatagaaAGAAAATCCATGTGAGTTACAAAGTTGAAATTGGTCGTGTTACACTTTTTGTTTTTTTCAGAAAACGTTGAAAGTCTGCAAAAGCTGTTACACGTAACATGTGGCTGTCTCTGGGGGGTTACACGTAACACGTCTGCAAAAAGTGTAACACGTGGTAAAAGGAGGTCCATTCATTTGGGTTTCATAGTTTTCTTAACTAATATGGGATTCTTCTTATATACATTACATGCCTTGTAACAATTTAGGGTTCACAACATTCTCAAATTTCAGCCTTGAGAAGTTTCTCATCGCCACctaccatggttgcaaaagtcgctaggcgctccctagtcggtcgaccagggagttgagagtactcggcctaggcggagagtacatggggagtactcggacatgccaaattataaagaaattagttttcggaaattaaatatatgtcaaataacataaatttactaagatttataacaaaatacgtgaaattgatattcattctttaatatgataggcatataaattatgttttattttattttattttaagtcaaactcggcacgagttgacctactagatccgattttggccgatgttgaccgcatttgatcgattccgagtaattagtcggagttgaagaaagtcgtCTCGGCAACCttccttgtagcgactactcggggagtactcggccttggaaaccttgttttacaaccatgccaCCTACATAGTCAACGTTGTCTTCTCGAGGACCACCGTCTTTTattcaaaatttaatatatatacttgtttgtgtttgttcattaaCGCCTGATTGTGTTAATTTGTTTGTGTTCAAAATTTAATATAAACTGTTAAATAATTTAACAGTCGTATTTTTTATAGTAAAGCGACTGTACTGGACCAACAAACACAAAAGAAAAGGAACacattcatttccttaatgaattAACACGAACAGAATATCTAGTTAGATTTCCTAAATGAACTAGCACGAAGAGAAAATCTACTTCAGttagtgttcatgaacagttggCGAACACATTTATTCCTGTAGAAACAAACGAGAGCTATAGTATAACATACGTATCTATCACACAGTATGAGATTTAGTTATATAGGTAGTTGAATTAATCATGTGGAAGTCAAATTAATGATCTAAATGAGCGAGAAAAGGAAATTAAAAGGCTAGTTAAGAAGTGTATGAAGAGGTACCTGTGAAGGAGATTGAGTGGATGAAGCCATGGGGCGGCGATTGGTGGAggaggatttggagagagaaaggAGGTGGCGATTGGTTGTGCAAGTGGTGGTGATTCGGCCATTATTATTGTTGATGAAGAATCGAATACGTGAGGTTATTGATGGAATTGAGCATCGTAGAGGTGCTGCTAGAGTCTTCATCTTCCCCAATTCTCTCGCTCACACTTTGATGGATATTTTCTTTTAATAATTTATAGGTgtaattattccatatataagtttGCAAGTTTTTTGTGCATAGCAATTTGTACATTATGGGagttttctaaaaaataaaagttgaattcttacttttaaccaaaagttttttacctttttcaattttaaccctacataatttgttttttaactttaacacaaaacttttcattattttcaatttaacttcgcaacttttgtcacttatacttttcaccTTTCgtaaattttcgttttacgtatatttctaaattttttgagttaatataacgcaacgtgcatgtgtggtttaacgtttttccctctatttttccatgtttgccaggttcgtcgcaacacgcatattCCAAGTCGAGTcaatgttggtggtcgatgacggttgtgtgacattagtactatttgacacactgttttacgccccgccgcaacgtggggtgtgctttgggggggtttcaaagaaaaaatggttatgcatatggttgtcgtaacgttggttttgggggttttccaaaaaacatttatttttttaacttttcacccaaaagtatttcataaattacttttaacccaaaactatttgtttttttacttttaacccaaaactttttatcttttgtaatatattctcataactttttttactttcaactttgatcctttatagttttcattttccacaaatttttcgctttatgcttggttctaaattttgtgacttaacacatcgcaatgtgcgtctttggtttaacgtttttacgtttcgttataaattttacgagttaacacgatgcaatgtgcgtgtgtgggtgaacgtttttacatcgtctatgttttccccgtttgacagatTTAACATAACGTGTGGATCCTAGATTTACTTAGTAATAATTAAGGAATCCCCGTCGCATTGCGACGGGTCGCAAACCTAGTTGTTACATAAAGTCAACAATAATATTAGGGAAAAAACACTtttattgaatttttttttactattttagaaataaataaaactagttgattttccgcccgcgcgttgcggcggggacccaatAACTGCAAAACTCGTGTCAgtaacggcaagcagataccgaatctcaaaacataaataaaaatgtcgtgaaaaggatagtcactccgtcttaaaaaacgattttaaataatctaatatataataataggacccacacgtcctacacgttggaaattcggttgttttcagttcagttattacggtgctgacacgttaaaatatggatgagcttaGTACCGATAACGGCAACGAAAGTACCGATccagaaaatcatcgaaattaggtaccagtaccgaaaatgctcggtacaataccgAAAATAATTTGGTATaataaatttggtaccgatacgataccggtttgattacaggatttgatacaattgctcatcaataatctaaatatccaagttaattttataTGCTACAATGTATTCATTACAGAAAAGGataaaaaataaagcaaaataagtttttgtgtatataaaacctcattcaaatgAAATACattttacttactgtgtgtatgaaaagtgatctaaacggtgcaattacttgcattgctatgttgctacaggatttgatgagctcggtaccaaccggtaccgaaaataccgtaaTCGagatccccaaaa
It encodes:
- the LOC110926509 gene encoding uncharacterized protein LOC110926509; the encoded protein is MKTLAAPLRCSIPSITSRIRFFINNNNGRITTTCTTNRHLLSLSKSSSTNRRPMASSTQSPSQSASFEDAATDVFQIIKDHQEKAARLPPVEEVKTILHYGVRGILSTFSQKYDGYPSGSMVDFACDASGSPILAVSSLAVHTKDLLANSKCSLLLAKDPEDRTDLVITVHGDAVPVPMEDRDAIRTAYLARHPEAFWVDFGDFQFLRIEPKVVRFVSGVATALLGSGEFTKEEFAAAKVDPIYQFSKPVTSHMNKDHQEDTKLMVQGSTSVPVDFAYMVDLDSLGFNVKAGYQGTNFKLRIPFPKRAENRKDVKTLIVEMLQAAKSRVN